The genome window CCATTTGTTGACCAGCCTGCGTTCTCTGACCAATGGTATGGAAGACAACTCACCCTTAGGTGTAAAACTCACAGTCCACAGCTCACCTCTTAAAGCAGGTTTCATGTCAACGAGGAATGACTTGTCCACCTTGGCAATATGGTTTGAAACGTGCTCTGTGTGTGATAAAGACTATATAAGAACATGTAGTCAGAGACACAGCAGTCTAAAAACAACCACACAGCTTCAATCATTATCTCACCTTCTACTTTGAGAAAAGTCGTTTGCAGCCAAGAGTTGTCTTTTGCTCTGAAGCTGTAGTGGCCGATGTCTGCCTGAGTGAGGTCATTAATCTGCCATGATCTCCCATTACGTGTCACCCGCACTCTGCCTCCACTATTGGTCTGAGGGTCGGTACGATTCCAGAGGACCTTTGGCTGGTCCTTACTATGAAGGCGAGTGAACTCCAGGAGTTCAGCGCCACTAGGGGGAGAGCCGAAGTAAGTATCCCCGTAATACTTTGTAATCTTGTCAGaacagtctaaaaaaaaaacatacaaaaataggGTTGATTTATTGCCCATGcctcaacaaaaatagctatttCAGATCTAGTATAGATCAGAGCCTTTAACTCTACATCATAGTGTAATCTCACCTAAAATGTTCAGTCTGATGATATCCAGCAGTGTGCGATTATCAGTTGAGATGGAAAAAGTTCCCTCATCTCTCAAATCTCTGAATTGAACTGCAGTCATAGACACTATGAGCCGTGGGTCCTTTGCCTGAAtcagaggaaaataaaaaataaatttactgAGGACAGAGAGCATATTCTGGTCATTTAAAACTACTGACTTTCAGTATATCAGTATAAATTATAGCACAAAAACTGCTCACCTCCCCGTTATCCATGATTAGCTTCCTGGGTCCCCCACTACTCGGAGTGAAGTACATTTGTCCTTTGAAAAGAACTGGTATGTAATCAAACGGCAAAGTCAAGGTACCGCCATAGCACTCCTTTTCCTCCGTCAAACCAGCAGCTGAaccttcaataaaaaaaagaaaaaaagtgaagatgGAGGGAATATTCCCATCAGTCAGATACAAAACACCTGAGGACATGTAGAAAACATACAGGTCATAAAAATACatgtcaaaaaattagaatatcatggaaaaagttcaatattttttgtcaattatttcagaaagtgaaactcaaacattatatagatagattacacagagtgaaatatttcaagcctgtattgcttttaattttgatgattatggcttacagataatgaaaacccaaaactcagtgtctcagaaaattagaatattacataagatcaatttaaaaaaaggatattttaaacacaaatgtcaggcatctgaaaagtatgttcatttctatacactcaatacttggttgggcctccttttgcatgaaatgtttcactctatgtgtaatgaatcgatataatatacaagtttcattttctgaaatgattgacaaaaaatcttaaactttttcacgatattgtaatattttgagatgtacctgtagctTCAATACATTTGATACCACCGAAACATTTGTGAATTAGTTTGTATATGCATGATGTAATAAAAGATCAATGTAGATCAACATTTTTGCACGTTTCGGTTGTTTCTGtggccacaaaaaaaataagaaatgagggcattatttaattattctctACTGTTATATAACATAAATCCTTTCTCAAGCTTCACAAAATCAGTAACAAAAAATTACGTcgtgtttcaaaataaaaatacaagtacAACCCATATATCATGTGCTGTGATATTCCAGTGTATCAATTCTTTTCACCTTTAAAACACTTCAGGACCTCATAACGAACcttatttttgattaaaaatgtgaatgatttaaatagtgcaatatataaatatgtataatttaaatacaaacataaattTAAAGCTAATTAAACATTAAGGAGGCTAAGCGTCTGCACAGCAACAAAAACTGGGGTTGTGGTGGCTGTTGTttttggtttaatttgatcTCACTGCAAACTTCATTTCAGTCGCCCATCTATACTACATTTACTCCAGATACGGTGCATTCATAACCCTTCTATTTTTCCCCCATGTTGCAGACTTTAAATATACTTTCCCCTCATCAATTTACACTCAATACATAATGACAAAGCAGAAATTGAATtcttgcttatttatttaaaaagaaacactgaaatatgaCACTGACTTAAGATATTCAGACCCTTTGCTATGACACTTGAAATTTAGCTCAGTTACCTCTAATTTCTCTTGATCCCCTTTGAGACGTTTCTCCACCTTGTTTCAAATTAAACTCAATTGATTGGACATGATTTGGAAAGGCACACACCCGTCTATTTTAAGGTCTCACAGCTGACAATGTATGTCAGAGAAAAAACTAAGCCATTAGGTTGAAGGAACTGCCTGCAGAGCTCAGaaagggtctgaatactttctgAATGGACTGTATATTCACAAATGAACATACCATGAACTGCAGTTGCTTTGAAtgcatttgaaaaatatttggCATTGTATAAAATTGAACACCACAGCCCACACATGGAGCTGAGACTCTTAAGTAAAATGTGTTCAACCTGCATTTTAGATTTCTTCTGTGTTCATACTCACCAAATAACACGCAGGAAGCAGCCACGTATAACAACAACATGTCCTGCAGAGTAAGAAGAAGTGATCAGGAGCCGTAGGCATAAACATTACCATAGACTAAATTCATTGTTATACCACTACTAAACATCCTGTTTGGATTAAGCTTCATTGTCATTGTCAGGCAACATTATTAGGATAACCAAATGATAAGATCATTACACAATTAGCATAAGTtatctttaattaattaattaaatcgtATCATAAATTATGAAGAATTTATAATTATGTTAAAAAGTCTTCAAGTGTCCTCTGTCACAGTCAGCCTGAACAGAGACATGATTCTTGGCTTCCACAGCTATTTCATACGATCATAGACTGCATACGATCTGATCTCAGACTTGAAAAAAACCAGCAAGAAAGAGGTTGTTCACTTACTGCAAAGTTCTTTCCACTGTATTTGGCTCGACTTGTGTTTTACTCCTCCTGGAAAACACGGAAATGGGCGAGGCACATGCTGTTTACGCCATATGTGCGCAAAATGCGCAAATATCTTTCCGTCTCATAGTTCCGCCTATCAGGCGGTGATTCCCAGTTGTTGGAggttggacttcagaaaacacagtcaaGCAAGCCGCCACTTGTTTTCGCGATGCATGTATCTACTAGACATTACGGTAACCACGTGTGTGAAtgggcttcaaaataaaagcagttttcCGGTTTAATTGTATTTCCATCAAATTTCAGattacaataaaaagaaaacctgAAATAATCAAATACTCATTCCACTTCAGGTGGATAGTGGACATCGCCAGGATGCCCCTCGTCTGATTTCAGGAAATTCTAATGTatcatttcaaaattaaagcctttTGAAAACCTGTATAATACACAATTTCCTCTAACTGAAGATTGCAATTTAAAGAAAATCATCCATAATCAGATACTAATTCCACTTCGGGTAGAAAGTTGGCATCCTCAGGATCCCCTCAAATGATTGCAAGATATTCTGATGTATTCTTTCAAAAGTAAAGCCTTTTGAAATTTCACATTGTCCGCTATTGGTCCTTTGATTTCATATTACAAGAAAAGGAAACCCGTCCATAATCAGACTCATTCCACTTCAGGTGGACAGTGGACATCATCTGGGTGTCCCTCAGCTGATTGCAGGGCATTCTGATgtatcatttcaaaataaaagctttttgaaatcTCAGATGATCTGCTATTTTCCTCCAATTAAAATGGCAGAATATGTGATACTTTCAAAtactttaattttgtaattatACATCACAATGTAGAAACGCAGTCTTTAACCAGCACTAGGCTCGGTAGCCTGCCACACAGCCAAACTAGTAAATTAAGTTCCATTTCACTGGCAGTGAGTGTAACAGTAATT of Centropristis striata isolate RG_2023a ecotype Rhode Island chromosome 12, C.striata_1.0, whole genome shotgun sequence contains these proteins:
- the LOC131982159 gene encoding uncharacterized protein LOC131982159, with translation MLLLYVAASCVLFGSAAGLTEEKECYGGTLTLPFDYIPVLFKGQMYFTPSSGGPRKLIMDNGEAKDPRLIVSMTAVQFRDLRDEGTFSISTDNRTLLDIIRLNILDCSDKITKYYGDTYFGSPPSGAELLEFTRLHSKDQPKVLWNRTDPQTNSGGRVRVTRNGRSWQINDLTQADIGHYSFRAKDNSWLQTTFLKVEEHVSNHIAKVDKSFLVDMKPALRGELWTVSFTPKGELSSIPLVRERRLVNKWNFQWRIQLLGLGIDIDPVKHGDSGTFEYRDQQGNLFQTVTIDVKDEEISTAGIFAIVAAAVFAVVFIGLIVKKCCCKKSSSKRDASTPPVFYHSSTQPAGPSYSAAPAPHHSYQPTNSFVPTEPTTTSLEPSVAAVGAQTTDPAPTLGSDCLSSDPGPHFEVKGLRSPSAPPLNSDSTLSDVYTSDKLNFL